Proteins from one Niallia circulans genomic window:
- a CDS encoding metal-dependent hydrolase — protein MMKITYHGQSTIVIEANGKSLIIDPFISGNPAATVSVEDISVDAVLLTHAHGDHILDAAPISKANNAPIVAIPELAAYMSWKGAETIGMNIGGTLDLQFAKAKMTHAFHSSGIIDEENKNILYGGMPAGFVIEAEGKTILHAGDTGLFGDMKIIGDRHDIDVAFLPIGDHYTMGPEDAVQAAEWYKAKLIIPIHYNTFPAIEQDGDAFVKALEERGIKGKVLQLGESIEL, from the coding sequence ATGATGAAAATTACATATCACGGACAGTCAACAATTGTAATAGAAGCAAACGGCAAGTCACTTATTATCGACCCGTTCATTAGCGGCAATCCGGCAGCTACTGTTAGTGTCGAGGATATTAGTGTGGATGCTGTGCTTTTAACACATGCTCATGGAGATCATATTCTGGACGCAGCACCAATCTCTAAAGCAAATAACGCACCAATTGTCGCAATTCCTGAATTGGCCGCATACATGTCCTGGAAAGGTGCAGAGACAATTGGAATGAATATTGGCGGTACATTGGATCTGCAATTTGCAAAAGCAAAAATGACTCATGCCTTCCACAGCTCAGGAATAATTGACGAAGAGAACAAAAACATTCTTTATGGCGGAATGCCTGCTGGATTTGTCATTGAGGCAGAAGGAAAAACAATTCTTCACGCAGGTGATACAGGCCTTTTTGGTGATATGAAGATTATCGGAGATAGACATGATATTGATGTAGCATTCCTTCCAATTGGCGACCACTATACAATGGGACCAGAAGATGCTGTTCAGGCTGCAGAATGGTACAAAGCAAAATTGATTATCCCTATCCACTACAATACTTTCCCTGCTATCGAGCAGGATGGAGACGCATTTGTCAAAGCGTTGGAAGAACGTGGTATTAAAGGCAAGGTTCTTCAGCTTGGCGAAAGTATCGAACTGTAA